Proteins encoded by one window of Cannabis sativa cultivar Pink pepper isolate KNU-18-1 chromosome 4, ASM2916894v1, whole genome shotgun sequence:
- the LOC133036481 gene encoding uncharacterized protein LOC133036481 → MLYGRECRSPLHWDELGENKLLGPDAVHHTNEAIQKIRARMITAQSRQKSYADLKRRDIEFEVGDHVFLRVTPRKGLSVKRFGKRGKLSPRYVGPFQILDRVGSVAYRIALPPSLSGVHNVFHVSQLRKYVSDPSHVLSYETLGLQEDLSYNERPVKILDQKDRILRNKTITLVKVLWRNSVVEEATWELESDMREQYPELFE, encoded by the coding sequence atgttgtatggaagaGAGTGCAGGTCTCCACTGCATTGGGATGAGTTGGGAGAGAACAAACTCCTAGGGCCAGATGCAGTTCATCACACCAACGAAGCTATTCAGAAGATCAGGGCTAGAATGATCACAGCGCAGAGCAGACAGAAATCTTATGCAGACCTGAAGCGGAGAGACATTGAGTTCGAAGTGGGTGATCATGTGTTTCTTCGAGTGACACCACGAAAAGGACTCTCGGTGAAGAGATTTGGCAAGAGAGGGAAACTAAGTCCCAGATATGTTGGTCCATTTCAGATATTGGATAGAGTGGGCAGTGTAGCTTATAGAATAGCTTTACCGCCATCATTATCTGGGGTGcacaatgtatttcatgtatctCAACTCCGGAAATATGTGTCAGACCCATCGCATGTTTTGAGCTATGAAACACTGGGTTTGCAGGAAGATTTGTCCTACAATGAACGTCCGGTAAAGATTCTTGATCAAAAGGATAGGATTTTGAGAAATAAGACAATTACCCTGGTGAAAGTCCTATGGAGAAACAGTGTGGTTGAGGAAGCTACTTGGGAGCTTGAATCTGATATGCGAGAACAATATCCAGAATTATTTGagtaa